Proteins from one Cryptomeria japonica chromosome 4, Sugi_1.0, whole genome shotgun sequence genomic window:
- the LOC131079038 gene encoding protein DETOXIFICATION 33 isoform X2, translating to MEADSIKSSLLETKQEPSVEDCHRNSSHHSLINEIWLESKKLWLIAGPVIFTSICFYSMGAVTQAFAGHLGNIELAAVTINDAVIGGLAMGIMVGMGSALETLCGQAVGTGDIQMLSVYMQRSWIISIATAIVLTPLYIFAGLILKAFGQSEDISQVTQKFCIWMLPQLLAFAIYFPVQKFLQAQSKVMAMAWISVIGLILHIFLCWICIVKLGWGLAGAAVSLNISWWMITLGQLIYVACGPCSDAWRGLSMLAFKGLGAFVKLSMASAVMLCLESWYFTVLIVLTGNLKNPTVAIDSMSICMTVLGWQIMIPMGFNAAISVRVSNELGAGCPKAAKFSTVVVSFTSMVIGILSIGVIYITKDYFALLFTDSQEVIKASSKFSTLLALTILLYSLQIVLSGVAVGSGWQALVAYVNIGCYYIVGMPLGFVFGYKLNLEGQGIWTGMLLGVVMQTLILTIITYRTDWIKEASQAEDRIRIWGGSGGHGKQKE from the exons ATGGAAGCAGACTCCATTAAATCCAGTCTGTTGGAAACTAAGCAAGAGCCATCAGTAGAGGATTGTCATCGCAATTCCAGCCATCACTCTTTAATTAATGAAATTTGGTTGGAATCCAAGAAGCTCTGGTTAATTGCTGGCCCTGTAATCTTTACTTCAATATGTTTCTATTCTATGGGAGCTGTAACCCAGGCATTTGCTGGGCACCTTGGAAATATCGAACTTGCTGCAGTTACCATCAATGATGCAGTTATTGGAGGCCTGGCAATGGGAATTATG GTGGGAATGGGCAGTGCATTGGAGACGTTATGTGGGCAGGCAGTTGGAACAGGGGACATTCAGATGCTGAGTGTGTATATGCAGCGTTCTTGGATTATTTCCATAGCCACAGCAATTGTACTTACTCCTCTTTATATATTTGCTGGGCTAATACTCAAGGCATTTGGACAATCTGAAGATATATCTCAAGTCACCCAGAAATTTTGCATTTGGATGCTTCCCCAACTCCTTGCATTTGCAATTTATTTCCCAGTCCAGAAGTTTCTTCAGGCGCAGAGCAAAGTGATGGCCATGGCATGGATCTCTGTAATAGGCTTGATCCTCCACATATTCCTCTGTTGGATATGCATAGTAAAATTGGGTTGGGGTTTAGCCGGAGCAGCAGTGAGCCTGAACATATCTTGGTGGATGATAACATTGGGGCAGTTGATATATGTAGCATGCGGTCCATGTTCAGATGCCTGGAGAGGATTGTCCATGTTAGCCTTCAAAGGTTTGGGGGCTTTTGTTAAACTTTCTATGGCTTCTGCAGTCATGCTATG CTTAGAGAGTTGGTACTTCACAGTCCTTATTGTTTTAACGGGAAATTTGAAGAACCCAACTGTTGCAATAGACTCAATGTCAATCTG TATGACAGTACTGGGATGGCAAATTATGATACCAATGGGATTCAATGCAGCCATCAG TGTGAGAGTGTCCAATGAACTTGGAGCGGGGTGCCCAAAAGCAGCAAAGTTCTCAACAGTGGTTGTGTCCTTTACTTCCATGGTCATAGGAATTCTATCCATTGGTGTTATCTACATCACCAAAGATTACTTTGCACTTCTTTTTACAGACAGTCAAGAGGTTATCAAAGCCTCTTCCAAGTTTTCAACTCTTCTGGCACTAACAATTCTCTTGTACTCCTTGCAAATAGTTTTGTCAG GGGTGGCAGTAGGGTCAGGATGGCAAGCTTTGGTAGCATATGTGAACATAGGCTGCTATTACATTGTAGGCATGCCATTGGGTTTTGTCTTCGGATACAAACTTAATCTTGAGGGACAG GGCATTTGGACTGGTATGTTGTTGGGAGTTGTAATGCAAACCCTTATTCTCACCATCATCACATATAGGACAGATTGGATAAAAGAG GCCTCTCAAGCTGAAGATCGAATAAGAATTTGGGGAGGTTCAGGAGGACATGGAAAACAAAAG GAGTAG
- the LOC131079038 gene encoding protein DETOXIFICATION 33 isoform X1 has product MEADSIKSSLLETKQEPSVEDCHRNSSHHSLINEIWLESKKLWLIAGPVIFTSICFYSMGAVTQAFAGHLGNIELAAVTINDAVIGGLAMGIMVGMGSALETLCGQAVGTGDIQMLSVYMQRSWIISIATAIVLTPLYIFAGLILKAFGQSEDISQVTQKFCIWMLPQLLAFAIYFPVQKFLQAQSKVMAMAWISVIGLILHIFLCWICIVKLGWGLAGAAVSLNISWWMITLGQLIYVACGPCSDAWRGLSMLAFKGLGAFVKLSMASAVMLCLESWYFTVLIVLTGNLKNPTVAIDSMSICMTVLGWQIMIPMGFNAAISVRVSNELGAGCPKAAKFSTVVVSFTSMVIGILSIGVIYITKDYFALLFTDSQEVIKASSKFSTLLALTILLYSLQIVLSGVAVGSGWQALVAYVNIGCYYIVGMPLGFVFGYKLNLEGQGIWTGMLLGVVMQTLILTIITYRTDWIKEASQAEDRIRIWGGSGGHGKQKEQEQENGEHTPFHV; this is encoded by the exons ATGGAAGCAGACTCCATTAAATCCAGTCTGTTGGAAACTAAGCAAGAGCCATCAGTAGAGGATTGTCATCGCAATTCCAGCCATCACTCTTTAATTAATGAAATTTGGTTGGAATCCAAGAAGCTCTGGTTAATTGCTGGCCCTGTAATCTTTACTTCAATATGTTTCTATTCTATGGGAGCTGTAACCCAGGCATTTGCTGGGCACCTTGGAAATATCGAACTTGCTGCAGTTACCATCAATGATGCAGTTATTGGAGGCCTGGCAATGGGAATTATG GTGGGAATGGGCAGTGCATTGGAGACGTTATGTGGGCAGGCAGTTGGAACAGGGGACATTCAGATGCTGAGTGTGTATATGCAGCGTTCTTGGATTATTTCCATAGCCACAGCAATTGTACTTACTCCTCTTTATATATTTGCTGGGCTAATACTCAAGGCATTTGGACAATCTGAAGATATATCTCAAGTCACCCAGAAATTTTGCATTTGGATGCTTCCCCAACTCCTTGCATTTGCAATTTATTTCCCAGTCCAGAAGTTTCTTCAGGCGCAGAGCAAAGTGATGGCCATGGCATGGATCTCTGTAATAGGCTTGATCCTCCACATATTCCTCTGTTGGATATGCATAGTAAAATTGGGTTGGGGTTTAGCCGGAGCAGCAGTGAGCCTGAACATATCTTGGTGGATGATAACATTGGGGCAGTTGATATATGTAGCATGCGGTCCATGTTCAGATGCCTGGAGAGGATTGTCCATGTTAGCCTTCAAAGGTTTGGGGGCTTTTGTTAAACTTTCTATGGCTTCTGCAGTCATGCTATG CTTAGAGAGTTGGTACTTCACAGTCCTTATTGTTTTAACGGGAAATTTGAAGAACCCAACTGTTGCAATAGACTCAATGTCAATCTG TATGACAGTACTGGGATGGCAAATTATGATACCAATGGGATTCAATGCAGCCATCAG TGTGAGAGTGTCCAATGAACTTGGAGCGGGGTGCCCAAAAGCAGCAAAGTTCTCAACAGTGGTTGTGTCCTTTACTTCCATGGTCATAGGAATTCTATCCATTGGTGTTATCTACATCACCAAAGATTACTTTGCACTTCTTTTTACAGACAGTCAAGAGGTTATCAAAGCCTCTTCCAAGTTTTCAACTCTTCTGGCACTAACAATTCTCTTGTACTCCTTGCAAATAGTTTTGTCAG GGGTGGCAGTAGGGTCAGGATGGCAAGCTTTGGTAGCATATGTGAACATAGGCTGCTATTACATTGTAGGCATGCCATTGGGTTTTGTCTTCGGATACAAACTTAATCTTGAGGGACAG GGCATTTGGACTGGTATGTTGTTGGGAGTTGTAATGCAAACCCTTATTCTCACCATCATCACATATAGGACAGATTGGATAAAAGAG GCCTCTCAAGCTGAAGATCGAATAAGAATTTGGGGAGGTTCAGGAGGACATGGAAAACAAAAG GAGCAGGAGCAGGAGAATGGCGAACATACACCCTTTCACGTTTGA